From the genome of Bradyrhizobium sp. SZCCHNS1050, one region includes:
- a CDS encoding lipid A biosynthesis lauroyl acyltransferase has product MSLLPLRTKLVIRRAVKSAGASAVGALTVGMLRTTRYFDPQKTADRFARIAQMIGPRLREQRIGRDNLTAAFPEKSPDEIERILAGVWDNLGRVGAEFAHLDKIWDYDEAHPERSRIELSPRTHELFHQLRLDGKPALIFASHLANWEMPALAAVAHKLDTAILYRRPNIAAADRIIQEIRQVKMGTLVPAGRDAPLRLAQALKNGQHVAMLVDQYLTGGVEVTFFGRKTRANPMLARLLRQVECPVHGVRIIRLPGNRFRAEVSEEVTPVRTADGQIDIQGTTQAITDVVESWVREYPEQWLWLHRRWR; this is encoded by the coding sequence ATGAGTCTCCTGCCCCTCCGGACCAAGCTCGTGATCCGCCGAGCCGTGAAGTCGGCCGGGGCTTCCGCCGTCGGCGCGCTGACGGTCGGCATGCTCAGGACCACGCGCTATTTCGACCCGCAGAAGACGGCCGACCGCTTCGCGCGCATTGCGCAGATGATCGGGCCACGCCTGCGCGAGCAGCGCATTGGTCGCGACAATCTCACCGCGGCCTTCCCGGAGAAATCGCCCGACGAGATCGAGAGAATCCTCGCCGGCGTGTGGGACAATCTCGGCCGCGTCGGCGCCGAGTTCGCCCATCTCGACAAGATCTGGGATTACGACGAGGCGCATCCCGAGCGCAGCCGGATCGAGCTGTCGCCGCGCACCCATGAGCTGTTTCATCAGCTCCGTCTCGACGGCAAGCCAGCCCTGATCTTTGCCAGCCATCTCGCCAATTGGGAGATGCCGGCGCTGGCGGCGGTCGCCCATAAGCTCGATACGGCGATCCTTTATCGTCGACCCAACATCGCCGCCGCCGACCGCATCATCCAGGAGATACGGCAGGTCAAGATGGGCACACTGGTCCCGGCCGGCCGCGACGCCCCGCTGCGGCTGGCCCAGGCGCTCAAGAACGGCCAGCACGTTGCCATGCTGGTCGATCAGTACCTGACCGGCGGCGTCGAGGTGACGTTCTTCGGCCGCAAGACCCGCGCCAATCCGATGCTGGCCCGCCTCTTACGCCAGGTCGAATGCCCGGTGCATGGCGTGCGCATCATCCGCCTCCCCGGCAATCGCTTCCGCGCCGAAGTCTCGGAGGAAGTGACGCCGGTGCGGACGGCCGACGGACAGATCGACATCCAGGGCACGACGCAGGCGATCACCGACGTCGTCGAGAGTTGGGTCCGCGAATATCCCGAGCAATGGCTCTGGCTGCACCGGCGCTGGCGGTAG
- a CDS encoding beta-ketoacyl-ACP synthase produces the protein MSETTAVTSEPVEVWITGIGLATSLGEGLDANWDALNSGRINVDEQGFAPYIVHPWAKVNLEAQIPKKEQRQMEAWQRIGTYAAGLALDSAGLKGNKDILSRMDMIVAAGGGERDISVDTAILNAEAQGNCTPGFLNDRLMSDLRPTLFLAQLSNLLAGNIAISHGVCGTSRTFMGEEVAGVDAFKIALARIAGGQSDIALVGGSHNGERKDLLVLYEFGDYNLKNEFKPVWSRKDHPGFALGSAGAFLVLESRPHAEARGAKPLARLSKVVADRARRKEAGAVTGTLDRLWLALDVHEAPGAIITGATGAEPVTSEERAFLDHHKAFAVRSSGTRFGHSMEAQFALGLALAALSISRGALFAPGDASGVETDMKDAPAQIVVVGAGHYRGEGMALVEAVK, from the coding sequence ATGAGTGAGACGACAGCCGTGACCTCCGAACCCGTCGAAGTCTGGATCACCGGTATCGGTCTTGCGACCTCGCTTGGCGAGGGACTCGATGCGAACTGGGACGCCCTCAACTCCGGCCGGATCAACGTCGATGAGCAGGGTTTCGCGCCCTACATCGTGCATCCCTGGGCCAAGGTGAATCTGGAAGCGCAGATCCCGAAGAAGGAGCAGCGCCAGATGGAGGCGTGGCAGCGCATCGGCACCTATGCCGCCGGGCTTGCGCTGGATTCCGCCGGCCTCAAGGGCAACAAGGACATCCTGTCGCGGATGGACATGATCGTCGCCGCGGGCGGCGGTGAGCGCGACATCTCCGTCGACACCGCGATCCTCAACGCGGAAGCCCAGGGCAATTGCACGCCCGGCTTCCTGAACGATCGGCTGATGAGCGACCTGCGCCCGACCCTGTTCCTGGCGCAGTTGTCCAACCTGCTCGCCGGCAACATCGCGATCTCGCACGGCGTCTGCGGCACCTCGCGCACCTTCATGGGCGAGGAGGTTGCGGGCGTCGACGCGTTCAAGATCGCTTTGGCCCGCATCGCCGGCGGCCAGAGCGACATCGCGCTGGTCGGCGGCTCGCACAATGGCGAGCGCAAGGATCTGCTCGTGCTGTACGAGTTCGGCGACTACAATCTGAAGAACGAATTCAAGCCGGTCTGGTCCCGCAAGGACCATCCGGGCTTCGCGCTCGGATCGGCCGGCGCGTTCCTGGTGCTGGAATCCAGGCCACATGCCGAGGCCCGCGGCGCCAAGCCGCTGGCCCGGCTCAGCAAGGTCGTCGCCGACCGCGCCCGCCGCAAGGAGGCAGGCGCGGTGACCGGAACGCTGGACCGTCTGTGGTTGGCGCTCGACGTCCACGAGGCCCCCGGCGCCATCATCACCGGCGCGACCGGCGCCGAGCCGGTGACGTCGGAGGAGCGCGCATTCCTCGACCATCACAAGGCGTTCGCGGTGCGCTCGAGCGGGACCCGCTTCGGCCATTCGATGGAGGCGCAGTTCGCGCTCGGTCTCGCGCTCGCTGCGCTCTCGATCTCGCGCGGCGCGCTGTTCGCGCCGGGTGACGCCTCGGGCGTGGAGACCGACATGAAGGATGCTCCGGCCCAGATCGTGGTGGTCGGCGCCGGCCACTACCGCGGCGAAGGCATGGCCTTGGTCGAAGCAGTCAAGTGA
- a CDS encoding 3-hydroxyacyl-ACP dehydratase FabZ family protein — protein sequence MQIEYFLLIDRILDLRLDEKTITVEAKVPTESTIFEGHFPGYPIMPGVLLIESMAQTSGWLLLALMKFERMPFLAAVKEAKMRGFVSPGEVLTVEANVLHEGSGYAMTEARVKVGGKLRSNATITFSHVPFPNPELRGHMDAVAERVGFPQQVLQR from the coding sequence ATGCAGATCGAATACTTCCTGCTCATCGACCGCATTCTCGATCTCCGGCTGGACGAGAAGACCATCACCGTCGAAGCCAAGGTCCCCACCGAAAGCACGATCTTCGAAGGACATTTCCCGGGCTATCCGATCATGCCCGGCGTTCTCCTGATCGAATCGATGGCGCAGACATCGGGCTGGCTGCTGCTCGCGCTGATGAAGTTCGAGCGGATGCCGTTCCTTGCCGCAGTCAAGGAGGCCAAGATGCGCGGCTTCGTGTCGCCGGGCGAGGTGCTGACCGTCGAGGCCAACGTGCTGCACGAGGGCTCCGGTTACGCCATGACCGAAGCGCGCGTGAAGGTCGGCGGCAAACTGCGTTCGAATGCGACCATCACTTTCAGTCACGTCCCCTTCCCCAATCCGGAGCTGCGCGGGCACATGGACGCCGTCGCCGAGCGCGTCGGCTTTCCGCAACAGGTCCTGCAGCGATGA
- a CDS encoding polyamine ABC transporter substrate-binding protein: MTRGCMGSALALAVAALTLSVPAGRAEERVVNFYNWSNYMAPGVLDDFTKETGIKVVYDTFDANETLETRLLAGKSGYDVVVPTAYFLQRQIKAKIFQPLDKSKLPNLANAWPVVTERLATYDPGNQFAVNYMWGTTGIGYNVKAVEKILGPGARIDSWDMVFKPENLAKFKDCGVHMLDSADDIFPAALSYLGIDPNSTRQADLEKAAEVVGKVAPSVRKFHSSEYLSALATGEICLVVGWSGDIMQARSRAQEAKNGVEIGYAIPKEGAQMFFDNFAIPADAPHVAEAYALINYLYRPEVAAKNSDFLSYANGNLASQKLIDPKILGDKNIYPDDATLKKLFVITAREPATQRIINRLWTKVKTGR, encoded by the coding sequence ATGACGCGCGGCTGCATGGGTTCGGCTCTGGCGCTGGCCGTCGCGGCGTTGACGCTTTCCGTACCGGCGGGGCGCGCCGAGGAGCGCGTCGTCAACTTCTACAACTGGTCGAACTACATGGCGCCCGGTGTCCTTGACGACTTCACCAAGGAGACCGGCATCAAGGTGGTCTACGACACGTTCGACGCCAACGAGACCCTGGAGACGCGGCTGCTCGCCGGCAAATCCGGCTACGACGTCGTGGTGCCGACCGCGTACTTCCTACAGCGCCAGATCAAGGCAAAAATCTTCCAGCCGCTCGACAAGTCGAAGCTGCCGAATCTCGCCAATGCCTGGCCTGTCGTGACCGAGCGTCTCGCCACCTACGATCCCGGCAATCAGTTCGCCGTCAACTACATGTGGGGCACGACCGGGATCGGCTACAACGTCAAGGCGGTCGAGAAGATCCTGGGTCCCGGCGCGCGGATCGACAGCTGGGACATGGTGTTCAAGCCGGAGAACCTCGCCAAGTTCAAGGATTGCGGAGTCCACATGCTGGATTCCGCCGACGACATCTTTCCGGCGGCGCTGAGCTATCTCGGCATCGACCCGAACTCGACCAGGCAGGCCGACCTGGAGAAGGCGGCCGAGGTGGTCGGCAAGGTCGCGCCATCGGTGCGCAAGTTTCATTCGTCGGAATATCTGAGCGCGCTCGCCACCGGCGAGATCTGCCTCGTCGTCGGTTGGTCCGGCGATATCATGCAGGCGAGGAGCCGTGCCCAGGAAGCGAAGAACGGCGTCGAGATCGGCTATGCGATCCCGAAAGAGGGGGCGCAGATGTTCTTCGACAATTTTGCGATTCCCGCCGACGCCCCGCACGTGGCTGAGGCGTATGCGCTGATCAACTACCTCTACCGCCCGGAGGTCGCCGCCAAGAACTCGGACTTCCTGTCCTATGCCAACGGCAACCTGGCCAGCCAGAAGCTGATCGACCCGAAGATCCTTGGCGACAAGAACATCTATCCGGACGACGCGACCTTGAAGAAGCTGTTCGTCATCACCGCCCGTGAGCCGGCGACGCAGCGGATCATCAACCGGCTCTGGACCAAGGTGAAGACGGGCAGGTGA
- a CDS encoding VOC family protein: MFSHVMIGTNDLDKAKAFYDKLLGTLGVRPARVDGHRIFYITPTGIFSVSKPINGQPATPANGGTIGFACSSPEQADAWHAAGLEAGGTTCENPPGVREGSAGKLYLAYLRDLDGNKLCAMHRMT, translated from the coding sequence ATGTTTTCGCATGTGATGATCGGCACCAACGACCTCGACAAGGCCAAGGCCTTCTACGACAAGCTGCTGGGGACGCTGGGCGTGCGCCCCGCCAGGGTCGACGGCCACCGCATTTTCTACATCACACCGACCGGCATCTTCTCGGTGTCGAAGCCGATCAACGGCCAGCCCGCGACCCCTGCCAATGGCGGCACCATCGGCTTTGCCTGCAGCTCGCCCGAACAGGCCGACGCCTGGCATGCGGCGGGGCTCGAAGCCGGCGGCACCACCTGCGAAAACCCGCCTGGTGTTCGTGAAGGTTCGGCCGGCAAGCTGTATCTCGCCTACCTGCGCGACCTCGACGGCAACAAGCTCTGCGCGATGCACCGGATGACGTGA
- a CDS encoding beta-ketoacyl-ACP synthase: MSVRDKFGRPIVVVTGMGIVTSLGAGKSDNWNKLVAGESGIRTITRFPIDGLKTTMAGTVDFVPVAPFTSTGLSERLGHMAVEEAIAQAGIGSKGDFPGPLFLAVAPVEIEWPQRLELAHEVGGTQFTYDDLLKVCGGGKFVNYHHRFLFGSVADSLSDTFGTKGSPISLSTACASGATAIQLGVEAIRRGETDVALCAATEGSVNPEGLVRFSLLSALSTQNDPPQAASKPFSKNRDGFVMAEGAGALVLESYDAAVARGAKILGVVAGCGELTDSFHRTRSSPDGKPIIGCIRKALADAGMAPEQIDHINAHGTATPENDKMEYVGVSAVFGEHTSKIPVSSNKSMVGHTISAAGAVEAIFSLQTLEHQRIPPTINYDIPDPAILFDVVGNKARDARVTTVMSNSFGFGGQNASLILTREPA, from the coding sequence ATGAGTGTACGCGACAAGTTTGGACGCCCCATCGTGGTCGTGACCGGGATGGGCATCGTCACCTCCCTTGGGGCAGGCAAGTCCGATAATTGGAACAAGCTCGTGGCCGGCGAGTCCGGAATCCGCACCATCACGCGGTTTCCGATCGACGGCTTGAAGACGACCATGGCCGGCACGGTCGATTTCGTCCCCGTGGCGCCGTTCACGTCGACGGGACTGTCCGAGCGGCTCGGTCACATGGCCGTCGAGGAAGCCATCGCGCAGGCTGGAATCGGCAGCAAGGGCGATTTTCCGGGCCCGCTGTTTCTCGCCGTGGCGCCGGTCGAGATCGAGTGGCCCCAGCGTCTGGAGCTCGCGCACGAGGTTGGCGGCACTCAGTTCACCTATGACGACCTGCTGAAGGTCTGCGGCGGCGGCAAGTTCGTCAACTATCACCACCGCTTCCTGTTCGGCTCGGTCGCCGATTCGCTGTCCGACACCTTCGGCACCAAGGGCTCGCCGATCTCGCTGTCGACCGCCTGCGCCTCCGGCGCGACCGCGATCCAGCTCGGCGTCGAAGCCATCCGACGCGGTGAGACTGACGTCGCGCTATGCGCCGCCACCGAAGGCTCGGTCAATCCGGAAGGGCTCGTGCGCTTCTCGCTGCTGTCGGCGCTGTCGACCCAGAACGACCCGCCGCAGGCCGCCTCCAAGCCGTTCTCCAAGAACCGCGATGGCTTCGTGATGGCCGAGGGCGCCGGCGCGCTGGTGCTGGAAAGCTACGACGCGGCCGTGGCGCGCGGCGCCAAGATCCTCGGCGTCGTCGCTGGCTGCGGCGAGCTGACCGACTCCTTCCACCGCACCCGTTCCTCGCCGGACGGCAAGCCGATCATCGGCTGCATCCGCAAGGCGCTCGCCGATGCCGGCATGGCCCCTGAGCAGATCGACCATATCAATGCCCACGGCACCGCCACGCCCGAGAACGACAAGATGGAATATGTCGGCGTCTCCGCCGTGTTCGGCGAGCACACCAGCAAGATTCCAGTGTCGTCGAACAAGTCGATGGTCGGCCACACGATCTCGGCAGCCGGCGCGGTCGAGGCGATCTTCTCGCTGCAGACGCTCGAGCATCAGCGCATTCCGCCGACCATCAACTACGACATTCCGGATCCCGCGATCCTGTTCGACGTCGTCGGCAACAAGGCCCGCGATGCGCGCGTCACCACCGTGATGTCGAATTCGTTCGGCTTCGGCGGCCAGAACGCCTCGCTGATCCTGACGCGCGAACCGGCCTGA
- a CDS encoding rhodanese-like domain-containing protein translates to MGVAVVHDLTPQDVAQGIAEGRILLVDVREPNEVSAEAYPDGVVVPLSGFDPKLIPDPQGKDVVFACRSGKRSVTASLAAQAAGLPYDKHLQGGMLGWKAAGLPTRTGG, encoded by the coding sequence ATGGGCGTGGCTGTTGTGCACGATTTGACCCCGCAGGACGTGGCCCAGGGGATCGCGGAAGGGCGAATTCTTCTGGTTGACGTGCGCGAGCCGAATGAAGTTTCCGCGGAAGCCTATCCCGACGGCGTCGTCGTTCCGCTGTCGGGCTTCGACCCGAAGCTGATCCCGGATCCCCAAGGCAAGGACGTCGTGTTCGCCTGCCGCTCTGGCAAGCGCTCGGTGACGGCATCGCTCGCCGCGCAGGCCGCCGGGCTGCCCTACGACAAGCATCTCCAGGGCGGTATGCTCGGCTGGAAGGCGGCCGGCCTGCCGACCAGGACCGGCGGCTGA
- a CDS encoding acyl carrier protein yields the protein MSSTFDQVATIIAETCDIPRDTITPDSHAIDDLGIDSLDFLDIAFAIDKAFGIKLPLEKWTQEVNDGKASTEQYFVLKNLCARIDELVAAKGA from the coding sequence ATGTCCTCAACATTCGATCAGGTCGCCACGATCATCGCTGAAACCTGCGACATCCCGCGCGACACGATCACGCCGGATAGCCATGCCATCGACGATCTGGGCATCGACAGCCTCGATTTCCTCGACATCGCATTTGCGATCGACAAGGCCTTCGGGATCAAGCTGCCGCTCGAGAAGTGGACGCAGGAAGTCAACGACGGCAAAGCCAGCACCGAGCAGTATTTCGTGCTGAAGAACCTGTGCGCCCGCATCGACGAGCTGGTCGCCGCCAAGGGCGCGTGA
- a CDS encoding aminotransferase, translating to MISQNKVFADLPVTIFEQMSQLARDNDAINLGQGFPDDPGPEDIRRAAADAVLNGYNQYPSMMGLPELRQAIAAHYKHWHKLDLDPMSEVMVTSGGTEALTSAILSVVEPGDEVICFQPVYDSYLPIIRQAGGIPRLVRLEPPHWRLSEEMLRQAFSPKTKAVLFNNPLNPAAVVYPREDLELLARFCQEFDAVAICDEVWEHVVFDGRAHIPLIAIPGMRDRTIKVGSAGKIFSLTGWKIGFVCAAPHLLRVAAKVHQFLTFTTAPNLQVAVAYGLGKSDDYFVNMRSELARSRDRLTAGLESLGFPVLKAQGTYFLTVDLSPLGLNETDEQFCRRIVHDYKVAAIPVSAFYETDAVTSVVRFCFAKKDATLDTALERLSDAIHRR from the coding sequence ATGATCTCGCAGAACAAGGTCTTCGCCGACCTGCCCGTCACCATTTTCGAGCAGATGTCGCAGCTCGCGCGCGACAACGACGCCATCAATCTGGGGCAGGGCTTTCCCGACGATCCGGGCCCGGAGGATATCCGCCGCGCCGCAGCCGACGCGGTCCTCAACGGCTACAATCAGTATCCGTCGATGATGGGCCTGCCGGAGCTGCGCCAGGCCATCGCCGCGCACTACAAGCACTGGCACAAGCTCGATCTCGATCCGATGAGCGAGGTCATGGTCACCTCCGGCGGCACCGAAGCGCTGACGTCGGCGATCCTGTCGGTGGTCGAGCCGGGCGACGAGGTGATCTGCTTTCAGCCGGTCTATGATTCCTATCTGCCGATCATCCGCCAGGCCGGCGGCATTCCGCGCCTCGTCCGCCTCGAGCCGCCGCATTGGCGGCTCTCGGAGGAGATGCTGCGGCAGGCGTTCTCGCCAAAGACCAAGGCGGTACTGTTCAACAACCCGCTCAACCCGGCCGCGGTGGTCTACCCGCGCGAGGACCTCGAGCTGTTGGCACGCTTCTGCCAGGAGTTCGACGCGGTCGCGATCTGCGACGAGGTGTGGGAGCACGTCGTGTTCGACGGCCGCGCGCACATTCCGCTGATCGCGATTCCCGGGATGCGCGACCGCACCATCAAGGTCGGCTCGGCAGGCAAGATCTTCTCGTTGACGGGCTGGAAGATCGGCTTCGTCTGCGCCGCGCCGCATTTGTTGCGCGTGGCCGCCAAGGTGCATCAATTCCTGACGTTCACGACCGCGCCGAACCTGCAGGTCGCAGTCGCCTACGGCCTCGGCAAGTCGGACGACTATTTCGTCAACATGCGCAGCGAGCTCGCGCGCAGCCGCGACCGGCTCACGGCCGGTCTCGAAAGCCTGGGCTTTCCCGTGCTGAAGGCGCAGGGAACCTACTTCCTGACCGTCGACCTTTCGCCGCTCGGCCTCAACGAGACCGACGAGCAGTTCTGCCGCCGCATCGTCCACGACTACAAGGTGGCCGCCATCCCGGTGTCGGCGTTCTACGAGACGGATGCCGTGACCTCCGTGGTGCGGTTCTGCTTTGCCAAGAAGGACGCAACCCTGGATACGGCGCTGGAGCGTCTGTCGGACGCCATCCACCGGCGCTAG
- a CDS encoding potassium transporter Kup has product MTVDVAATPAEAPATNGHGNAHSTASFAALTLGSIGVVYGDIGTSPLYALREAVMAASSSGEAAPHAVMGVISLILWALIVVVTLKYVVILLRADNHGEGGTLALMALAQRAVTRGASVIVLLGIVSGALFYGDAVITPALSVLSAIEGIKLVTAAFDPYVVPLTVIILVMLFAVQVRGTAKVAAFFGPIMLIWFLVIGIAALPPILHHPEVLWAINPLHAVTFMLHHGIIGFITLGAVFLAVTGAEALYADLGHFGKRPIQTAWLFIVLPSLALNYLGQGALVIADAKAIENPFFLMFPDWALIPMVALATMATVIASQAVITGAYSLTRQAIQLGLLPRFEIRHTSEAHSGQIYIPRINKLLLISVMLLVLMFKSSSALASAYGISVTGTMVVTAMMGFVVIWKVWRWSPFAAAALIAPFLFLDLTFLAANLLKVFEGGWVPLALGGFVMTLMYTWRRGSRLLFDKSRKLEFPLADLVTMLEKRPPQRVAGTAVFLTSDPLSAPTALMHSLKHYKVLHEKNVILTIETAPTPRIEPSERVRLEQISPTFSKVTLRFGFMESPNVPRALAIARKLGWQFDIMSTSFFLSRRALKPAAHSGMPRWQDHLFISMSRSANDATDYFQIPSGRVVEVGTQVTI; this is encoded by the coding sequence ATGACAGTCGACGTCGCAGCTACGCCCGCGGAAGCGCCGGCGACCAACGGGCATGGCAACGCCCATTCCACGGCGAGCTTCGCGGCGCTGACACTGGGAAGCATCGGTGTCGTCTATGGCGACATCGGCACCAGCCCGCTGTACGCGTTGCGTGAAGCGGTCATGGCTGCGAGCAGCAGCGGCGAAGCTGCGCCTCACGCCGTGATGGGGGTGATCTCGCTCATCCTGTGGGCTCTCATCGTCGTCGTGACCCTCAAATACGTCGTGATCCTGCTGCGCGCCGACAACCACGGCGAGGGCGGCACCCTGGCGCTGATGGCGCTCGCCCAGCGTGCGGTCACGCGCGGCGCCAGCGTCATCGTTCTGCTCGGTATCGTCAGCGGCGCGCTGTTCTATGGCGACGCGGTGATCACGCCGGCCCTGTCCGTCCTGTCGGCGATCGAGGGCATCAAGCTGGTGACGGCGGCGTTCGATCCCTACGTCGTGCCGCTCACGGTCATCATCCTGGTCATGCTGTTCGCGGTCCAGGTGCGCGGCACGGCCAAGGTGGCGGCGTTCTTCGGCCCGATCATGCTGATCTGGTTCCTGGTGATCGGGATCGCGGCGTTGCCGCCGATCCTGCACCATCCGGAGGTGCTGTGGGCGATCAACCCGCTGCATGCCGTGACCTTCATGCTGCATCACGGGATCATCGGCTTCATCACGCTCGGCGCGGTGTTCCTTGCCGTCACCGGCGCCGAGGCGCTGTATGCCGACCTCGGCCATTTCGGCAAGCGGCCGATCCAGACCGCCTGGCTGTTCATCGTGCTGCCGTCGCTGGCGCTGAACTATCTGGGGCAGGGGGCGCTGGTGATCGCCGACGCGAAGGCGATCGAGAACCCGTTCTTCCTGATGTTCCCGGATTGGGCGCTGATCCCGATGGTCGCGCTCGCCACCATGGCGACCGTCATCGCGAGCCAGGCCGTCATCACCGGTGCCTATTCGCTGACCCGGCAGGCGATCCAGCTCGGCCTGCTGCCGCGCTTCGAGATCCGTCACACCTCCGAGGCGCATTCTGGCCAGATCTACATTCCGCGCATCAACAAGCTGCTGCTGATCTCGGTCATGCTGCTCGTGCTGATGTTCAAGTCGTCCAGCGCGCTGGCCTCGGCCTACGGCATCTCGGTCACCGGCACCATGGTCGTGACGGCCATGATGGGCTTCGTCGTGATCTGGAAGGTCTGGCGGTGGTCGCCGTTCGCGGCCGCCGCGCTGATTGCGCCGTTCCTGTTCCTGGACCTGACCTTCCTGGCGGCGAACCTCCTGAAGGTGTTCGAAGGCGGCTGGGTGCCGCTGGCGCTGGGCGGCTTCGTGATGACGCTGATGTACACGTGGCGGCGCGGCAGCCGGCTCTTGTTCGACAAGTCGCGCAAGCTCGAATTCCCGCTCGCCGATCTCGTGACCATGCTTGAGAAGCGTCCGCCGCAGCGGGTGGCCGGTACGGCCGTGTTCCTGACCAGCGATCCCTTGAGCGCGCCGACCGCGCTGATGCACAGCCTCAAGCACTACAAGGTGCTGCACGAAAAGAACGTGATCCTGACGATCGAGACCGCGCCGACGCCGCGCATCGAGCCGTCCGAACGCGTTCGCCTCGAGCAGATCAGTCCGACGTTTTCCAAGGTGACGTTGCGCTTCGGCTTCATGGAATCGCCCAACGTGCCGCGCGCCCTGGCGATCGCGCGCAAGCTCGGCTGGCAGTTCGACATCATGTCGACCTCGTTCTTCCTGTCGCGCCGCGCGCTGAAGCCGGCTGCGCACTCGGGCATGCCGCGTTGGCAGGATCACCTGTTCATCTCGATGAGCCGCTCCGCCAACGATGCGACCGACTATTTCCAGATCCCGAGCGGGCGGGTGGTGGAGGTCGGCACCCAGGTCACGATCTGA